One window from the genome of Drosophila albomicans strain 15112-1751.03 chromosome 2L, ASM965048v2, whole genome shotgun sequence encodes:
- the LOC117563273 gene encoding spore coat protein SP65, protein MSDNQQPSAAAATQTAATATTATAATATTGAAAVAPKDSTLNCECPPAAVAPSATSIAGCPANVVTIPVPILQTEGTFAYVTVKGSLHDYTCTVFGLNQAEVQALSQRLSVKNCVNGVLIAVPPMVMLNTLAQLSYKVICSCGEAEICWTMQREV, encoded by the coding sequence aTGAGCGATAATCAACAACcatcagcggcagcagcaactcaaacagcagcaacagcaacaactgcgacagcggcaacggcaacaactggagcagcagcagtagcaccCAAGGACTCCACATTGAATTGCGAGTGTCCACCAGCAGCGGTTGCACCATCGGCCACCTCCATTGCCGGCTGTCCGGCCAACGTTGTGACCATCCCAGTGCCCATTTTGCAAACGGAAGGCACCTTTGCCTACGTCACCGTGAAAGGTTCACTGCATGATTACACTTGCACTGTGTTTGGCTTGAATCAGGCAGAAGTTCAGGCTCTCTCGCAACGTTTGTCGGTGAAGAATTGTGTGAATGGCGTTCTGATTGCAGTGCCGCCAATGGTTATGCTGAATACGCTGGCACAGCTCAGCTATAAAGTCATTTGCAGTTGCG
- the LOC117563276 gene encoding uncharacterized protein LOC117563276 isoform X2 — protein sequence MVRHTHTHCSTYVSDDIEQLNKFSCGGYSDESTIVYLVHPCRILSALEILGFRVVASSSTAVKQDYNEYMWTMRKEFDEPEPESETVSVVRENLSNIGREAASLGNYHKVDSPE from the exons ATGgtgagacacacacatacgcactgcagtacatacgtat CTGACGATATCGAGCAGTTGAACAAATTTTCATGTGGGGGCTACAGCGATGAGTCGACGATTGTCTATTTAGTGCATCCCTGTCGCATTTTGTCAGCGCTAGAG ATTTTGGGCTTTCGTGTGGTTGCGAGTTCATCGACGGCAGTGAAGCAGGATTATAACGAATATATGTGGACGATGCGCAAGGAGTTCGACGAACCCGAACCCGAGTCTGAAACTGTATCCGTTGTCCGTGAAAATCTATCAAATATTGGTCGCGAGGCCGCCAGTTTAGGCAACTATCACAAGGTTGATTCGCCGGAGTAA